A single region of the Dromaius novaehollandiae isolate bDroNov1 chromosome 27, bDroNov1.hap1, whole genome shotgun sequence genome encodes:
- the ELF3 gene encoding ETS-related transcription factor Elf-3, producing the protein MAGSCEISNIFSNYISAMYQPEEGQPTLDMLGHLADDSTLGLSLPTSQPLSESTDKPEWFSELPYFWTKVQVLEWISYHVEKNKYDASSIDFSCCNMDGHTLCHCTRDQMRLIFGPLGDELYDRLHEITSDELNWIIDLLEKEDVTSQETFLDTSHLELGNPCAKDSLEDMKFTNPFLSTDFTCLPGAMSPGSSDISGPVMSHSPNSQDSGGSDLDLDLDPTEAKLFPDDGFAVGKKGDTKHGKRKRGRPRKLSKDSRDCLESRKSKHSPRGTHLWEFIRDILIHPELNEGLMKWEDRREGVFKFLRSEAVAQLWGQKKKNSSMTYEKLSRAMRYYYKREILERVDGRRLVYKFGKNSSGWKEEEVLNKNKEL; encoded by the exons ATGGCGGGATCTTGTGAGATCAGCAACATCTTCTCTAACTACATCAGCGCCATGTACCAGCCAGAAGAGGGGCAGCCGACCCTGGACATGCTAGGACACCTTGCGGATGACAGCACCCTGGGGCTGAGccttcccaccagccagccgctgTCAGAAAGCACAG ACAAGCCAGAGTGGTTCAGTGAGCTCCCATACTTCTGGACCAAGGTGCAGGTGCTGGAGTGGATCAGCTACCATGTAGAGAAGAACAAGTATGATGCCAGCTCCATCGACTTCTCCTGCTGCAACATGGATGGGCACACTCTCTGCCACTGCACAAGGGACCAGATGCGCCTCATCTTTGGGCCCCTAGGGGATGAGCTCTATGACCGCCTGCATGAGATCA CCTCTGATGAGCTGAACTGGATCATTGACTTGCTGGAAAAAGAGGATGTCACTTCCCAAGAGACATTCCTGGATACCAGCCATCTGG AGCTGGGAAATCCCTGTGCCAAAGACTCGCTGGAGGACATGAAGTTCACAAACCCTTTCCTCTCCACAGACTTCACCTGCTTGCCTGGTGCCATGTCTCCAGGCAGCTCAGATATCTCAG GGCCTGTGATGTCCCACAGCCCCAACTCCCAGGACTCCGGTGGAAGTGACCTTGACCTTGACCTCGACCCCACagaagcaaagctcttccctgATG ATGGCTTTGCAGTGGGCAAGAAAGGGGACACCAAACATGGCAAGCGGAAACGGGGACGGCCCCGAAAACTCAGCAAGGACAGCAGAGACTGCCTGGAGAGCCGGAAGAGCAAGCACT ccccaagagGTACCCACCTGTGGGAGTTTATCCGGGACATCCTGATCCACCCTGAGCTGAATGAGGGGCTGATGAAGTGGGAGGACCGGCGGGAAGGTGTCTTCAAGTTCCTGCGCTCAGAGGCAGTGGCTCAGCTCTGGGGCCAGAAGAAGAAGAATAGCAGCATGACCTACGAGAAGCTGAGCCGAGCCATGCG GTATTACTACAAACGGGAGATCCTGGAGAGAGTTGATGGGCGACGGCTGGTGTACAAATTCGGGAAGAACTCCAGTGgttggaaagaggaggaggtgttGAACAAGAACAAAGAACTGTAA